A section of the Citrobacter farmeri genome encodes:
- a CDS encoding EAL domain-containing protein — MNHRVRSKVLRFLGIIMVVLLPVMLALWFAHLQATSQTSKQLSTFAHLALDKTELVVLQADLARDAAEQYQGQACTPAHQQRMLNIIRGRLYINELIYAQGDRFLCSTVMAPSAPYIMQTADYKRKPNISIYYFRDTPFFTGYKMTYMQRGNYVAVINPLSYSEVMSEDPELAWGVYDTVTNTFFSVSEQAWVTQLLPLIRRNQSVFQQDDRFYTVAHSDKRPIAVIVSTSMQRFYQNLYQQLLITLPLAVISSILLLMFWSRARRQYYSPRRMLQRALKQRQLCLHYQPIIDIKNEKCVGAEALLRWPGCNGQVMSPAEFIPLAEKEGMIAQITDYVVEEVFSDMGTFLAANPQLYISINLSASDFHSSRLIAMIADKAREHAVLAQQIKVEVTERGFIDVPKTTPVIQAFRQAGYEVAIDDFGTGYSNLHNLYSLNVDILKIDKSFIDTLTTNSTSHLIAEHIIEMAQSLRLKTIAEGVETADQVSWLLKRGVQYCQGWHFAKALPPQEFIHWLQQPPALLMQRGQ; from the coding sequence ATGAATCATCGGGTGCGAAGCAAGGTGCTGAGGTTCCTCGGGATAATCATGGTGGTTTTGCTCCCCGTGATGCTGGCGCTATGGTTTGCCCACCTGCAAGCCACCTCTCAAACCAGTAAACAGCTGAGTACCTTTGCTCATCTGGCTTTAGATAAAACGGAACTGGTTGTTTTGCAGGCGGATTTAGCCCGCGATGCTGCTGAACAGTATCAGGGACAAGCGTGTACGCCGGCACATCAACAACGGATGTTGAATATTATCCGTGGGCGCCTGTATATCAATGAGTTAATTTATGCACAAGGCGATCGTTTTTTATGCTCCACGGTAATGGCACCGTCAGCGCCCTATATTATGCAGACGGCAGACTATAAACGAAAACCCAACATCTCCATTTATTACTTTCGCGATACGCCTTTTTTTACCGGTTATAAAATGACGTATATGCAACGCGGAAACTATGTTGCGGTGATCAATCCGCTGTCATATAGCGAAGTGATGTCCGAAGACCCCGAATTGGCCTGGGGAGTATATGACACCGTGACCAATACCTTTTTCTCCGTCAGCGAGCAGGCCTGGGTGACCCAACTGTTGCCACTGATCCGGCGCAATCAATCTGTCTTCCAGCAGGATGACCGCTTTTACACCGTTGCCCACTCGGATAAACGGCCCATTGCCGTGATTGTGTCGACCTCGATGCAGCGGTTTTATCAGAACCTGTATCAGCAGTTGTTGATCACCCTTCCTCTGGCGGTGATCAGCAGCATTCTGTTGTTAATGTTCTGGTCGCGGGCGCGTCGGCAATACTACTCTCCGCGCCGCATGCTCCAGCGCGCGCTTAAGCAACGTCAGCTCTGCCTGCACTATCAGCCGATCATTGATATTAAAAATGAGAAATGCGTGGGGGCGGAGGCGCTGCTGCGCTGGCCGGGCTGCAACGGTCAGGTCATGAGTCCGGCCGAGTTCATCCCGCTGGCGGAAAAAGAGGGGATGATCGCGCAAATAACCGACTACGTGGTGGAAGAAGTGTTCAGCGATATGGGGACGTTTCTGGCAGCCAACCCGCAGTTGTATATTTCTATCAATCTTTCCGCATCGGATTTTCACTCTTCACGACTGATTGCCATGATTGCGGATAAAGCGCGCGAACATGCCGTGCTTGCGCAACAAATTAAAGTGGAAGTGACTGAACGGGGATTTATCGATGTACCGAAAACCACGCCGGTGATCCAGGCGTTTCGTCAGGCAGGCTATGAAGTGGCGATCGATGATTTCGGCACCGGTTACTCTAATCTACACAACCTCTATTCACTCAATGTCGATATTCTTAAGATCGACAAATCCTTTATCGATACGCTGACCACTAACAGTACCAGCCATCTGATTGCGGAACATATCATTGAGATGGCGCAAAGCCTGCGTCTTAAAACCATCGCGGAAGGCGTGGAGACGGCAGATCAGGTTAGCTGGTTGCTTAAACGCGGGGTGCAGTACTGTCAGGGGTGGCACTTCGCGAAGGCGCTGCCACCGCAGGAATTTATTCACTGGTTGCAACAACCGCCCGCACTCCTGATGCAGCGCGGACAGTAA
- the soxS gene encoding superoxide response transcriptional regulator SoxS yields MSHQQIIQTLIEWIDEHIDQPLNIDVVAKKSGYSKWYLQRMFRTVMRQTLGDYIRQRRLLLAAVELRNTERPIFDIAMDLGYVSQQTFSRVFRREFDRTPSDYRHRL; encoded by the coding sequence ATGTCCCATCAGCAAATAATTCAGACCCTTATTGAATGGATTGATGAACATATCGACCAACCGCTGAACATTGATGTGGTCGCAAAAAAATCAGGTTATTCAAAATGGTATTTACAGAGGATGTTCCGCACGGTGATGCGCCAGACGCTGGGCGACTATATCCGTCAGCGCCGACTTCTGTTAGCCGCCGTCGAACTGCGCAACACCGAACGACCGATATTCGATATTGCGATGGATTTAGGCTACGTGTCGCAGCAGACGTTTTCCCGCGTGTTTCGCCGGGAATTTGATCGTACCCCCAGCGACTATCGTCACCGCCTGTAA
- the soxR gene encoding redox-sensitive transcriptional activator SoxR → MEKKLPRIKAMLTPGEVAKRSGVAVSALHFYESKGLISSIRNSGNQRRYRRDVLRYVAIIKIAQRIGIPLATISEALGVLPEGHTLSAKEWKQLSSQWREELDRRIHTLVALRDELDGCIGCGCLSRKDCPLRNPGDRLGEEGTGARLLEDEQN, encoded by the coding sequence ATGGAAAAGAAATTACCCCGTATAAAAGCGATGCTCACGCCGGGTGAAGTGGCAAAACGCAGCGGCGTGGCGGTTTCCGCACTGCATTTCTATGAAAGCAAAGGGCTGATCAGCAGTATTCGCAACAGCGGCAATCAGCGCAGATACCGGCGTGACGTGCTGCGTTATGTCGCGATTATCAAGATTGCCCAGCGGATCGGCATCCCGCTGGCGACCATCAGCGAAGCACTGGGCGTACTGCCGGAGGGCCATACCCTCAGTGCGAAAGAGTGGAAGCAACTCTCTTCGCAATGGCGCGAAGAACTGGATCGGCGCATTCATACGCTGGTGGCGCTTCGTGACGAACTGGATGGCTGTATCGGTTGTGGCTGCTTATCGCGAAAAGACTGTCCGTTGCGTAACCCTGGGGATCGGTTGGGTGAAGAGGGGACGGGCGCTCGCTTGCTGGAGGATGAACAAAACTAA
- a CDS encoding glutathione S-transferase family protein: MLTVHHLNQSRSQRILWALEELSLPYQIVRYQREKSMLAPPALKKIHPLGKSPVVEDNGAILAESGAILDYLQDTYDSEGRFKPDDAEPKRQYHFWLHYAEGSLMPLLLMKLVFTSLGKPPVPFGLRTLGGALGQGVQKTYLNPQLETHARFIDAHLAERPWFAGEHFSMADIQMSFPLFALLARGGIADLPHISAWKKRVEMRPAWQRAIQQGGPFDIPGG; encoded by the coding sequence ATGCTGACGGTGCATCATTTAAACCAGTCCCGCTCACAGCGCATTCTCTGGGCGCTGGAGGAGTTGTCTCTGCCTTACCAGATTGTTCGTTACCAGCGTGAAAAGAGCATGCTTGCCCCGCCTGCACTGAAGAAAATCCATCCGCTGGGTAAATCCCCGGTAGTTGAAGATAACGGTGCGATCCTCGCGGAATCGGGGGCCATTCTTGACTACTTGCAGGATACCTACGACAGCGAAGGGCGGTTTAAACCGGATGACGCGGAGCCAAAGCGTCAGTATCACTTCTGGTTGCACTACGCCGAGGGTTCACTGATGCCGTTGCTGTTAATGAAGCTGGTCTTCACCAGTCTGGGGAAACCGCCAGTGCCCTTTGGTTTGCGCACGCTGGGCGGTGCGCTGGGGCAGGGCGTACAAAAAACCTATCTCAATCCGCAGCTGGAAACCCACGCGCGCTTTATCGACGCGCATCTCGCTGAGCGACCGTGGTTTGCCGGAGAGCATTTCAGCATGGCGGATATCCAGATGAGTTTTCCTCTCTTTGCACTACTGGCACGCGGTGGTATTGCCGATCTTCCCCATATCAGCGCGTGGAAAAAACGCGTGGAAATGCGTCCCGCCTGGCAACGCGCCATCCAGCAGGGGGGACCTTTCGACATTCCCGGCGGCTAA
- the ghxP gene encoding guanine/hypoxanthine transporter GhxP, translated as MSTPSARTGGSLDAWFKISQRGSTVRQEVVAGLTTFLAMVYSVIVVPGMLGKAGFPPAAVFVATCLVAGLGSIVMGLWANLPLAIGCAISLTAFTAFSLVLGQQISVPVALGAVFLMGVLFTIISATGIRSWILRNLPQGIAHGTGIGIGLFLLLIAANGVGLVIKNPLDGLPVALGHFATFPVIMSLVGLAVIIGLEKLKVPGGILLTIIGISVVGLIFDPAVKFSGIFAMPSLSDETGKSLIGSLDIMGALNPVVLPSVLALVMTAVFDATGTIRAVAGQANLLDKDGQIIDGGKALTTDSLSSVFSGLVGAAPAAVYIESAAGTAAGGKTGLTAITVGVLFLLILFLSPLSYLVPVYATAPALMYVGLLMLSNVAKIDFADFVDAMAGLVTAVFIVLTCNIVTGIMIGFATLVIGRVVSGEWRKLNIGTVVIAVALVAFYAGGWAI; from the coding sequence ATGTCTACGCCTTCAGCGCGAACCGGCGGTTCGCTCGACGCCTGGTTTAAAATTTCACAACGTGGAAGCACTGTCCGCCAGGAAGTGGTGGCAGGTTTAACAACGTTTCTGGCGATGGTGTACTCCGTTATCGTTGTGCCTGGCATGCTGGGCAAAGCCGGATTCCCGCCCGCAGCGGTGTTCGTCGCGACCTGTCTGGTTGCGGGTCTGGGTTCTATCGTCATGGGGTTGTGGGCAAATCTGCCGTTAGCGATTGGTTGCGCCATCTCTCTGACCGCCTTCACCGCGTTCAGCCTGGTACTGGGTCAGCAGATTAGCGTTCCGGTCGCATTGGGTGCGGTATTCCTGATGGGTGTGCTGTTTACCATTATCTCGGCAACCGGGATCCGTAGCTGGATCCTACGCAATTTGCCGCAGGGTATCGCGCACGGTACCGGCATCGGTATCGGCCTGTTTTTACTGCTGATTGCGGCGAACGGTGTGGGTCTGGTTATTAAGAACCCGCTGGATGGTCTGCCGGTAGCCCTCGGTCACTTCGCTACCTTCCCGGTGATTATGTCGCTGGTTGGGCTGGCGGTGATTATCGGTCTGGAGAAACTGAAAGTACCCGGTGGCATTCTGCTGACCATTATCGGTATTTCCGTCGTTGGTCTGATTTTCGATCCGGCTGTGAAATTCTCTGGCATTTTCGCCATGCCGTCGCTGAGCGATGAAACGGGCAAATCGCTGATTGGCAGCCTGGATATTATGGGCGCGCTGAACCCGGTTGTTCTGCCAAGCGTTCTGGCGCTGGTAATGACCGCTGTGTTTGATGCCACTGGCACCATCCGCGCCGTGGCGGGTCAGGCGAATCTGTTGGATAAAGACGGGCAGATCATCGACGGCGGTAAAGCGCTGACCACGGACTCCCTGAGCAGCGTGTTCTCCGGTCTGGTGGGGGCCGCACCGGCAGCGGTCTACATCGAGTCAGCGGCAGGTACGGCTGCGGGCGGTAAAACCGGTTTGACCGCCATCACCGTCGGCGTACTGTTCCTGCTGATCCTGTTCCTTTCTCCGCTCTCTTATCTTGTGCCGGTGTACGCAACGGCGCCCGCGCTGATGTACGTCGGTCTGCTGATGCTAAGCAATGTGGCGAAAATCGATTTCGCTGACTTTGTTGATGCCATGGCGGGTCTGGTGACCGCCGTATTCATCGTACTGACCTGTAACATCGTAACCGGTATTATGATTGGTTTTGCCACGCTGGTGATTGGCCGTGTGGTTTCGGGTGAGTGGCGCAAGCTGAACATCGGCACCGTGGTGATTGCTGTGGCGCTGGTAGCGTTCTATGCCGGCGGTTGGGCCATCTGA
- a CDS encoding Na+/H+ antiporter, with the protein MEIFFTILIMTLVVSLSGVFTRVLPFQLPLPLMQIAIGALLAWPTFGLHVEFDPELFLVLFIPPLLFADGWKTPTREFLEHGREIFGLALALVVVTVVGIGFLIYWVVPGIPLIPAFALAAVLSPTDAVALSGIVGEGRIPKKIMGILQGEALMNDASGLVALKFAVAVAMGTMIFTIGGATVEFFKVAIGGILAGFVVSWLYGRSLGFLSRWGGDEPATQIVLLFLLPFASYLIAEHIGVSGILAAVAAGMTITRAGVMRRAPLAMRLRANSTWAMLEFVFNGMVFLLLGLQLPGILESSLVAAEADPNVETWMLFTDIVLIYAALMLVRFGWLWTMKKFSVRFLHKKPMEFGSWSTRELLIASFAGVRGAITLAGVLSIPLLLPDGNVFPARYELVFLAAGVILFSLFVGVVMLPILLQHLEVADHSQQLKEERIARAATAEVAIVAIQKMEERLAADTEENIDNQLLTEVSSRVIGNLRRRADGRNDVESSLQEENLERRFRLAALRSERAELYHLRATREISNETLQKLLHDLDLLEALLNENQ; encoded by the coding sequence ATGGAAATCTTCTTCACAATACTCATCATGACCCTTGTGGTCTCGCTGTCTGGGGTATTTACGCGTGTATTGCCCTTCCAGCTCCCCTTACCCCTCATGCAGATTGCTATCGGCGCGCTATTGGCGTGGCCCACCTTTGGTCTGCATGTCGAGTTTGACCCCGAACTGTTTCTGGTTCTGTTTATCCCGCCGCTGCTGTTTGCTGATGGCTGGAAGACGCCAACGCGAGAATTTCTTGAACATGGGCGAGAGATATTTGGTCTCGCGCTGGCGCTGGTTGTCGTCACGGTGGTCGGGATAGGGTTCCTGATTTACTGGGTGGTGCCGGGTATTCCGCTGATACCTGCCTTTGCGCTGGCTGCCGTGCTGTCGCCGACCGATGCGGTGGCCCTTTCCGGTATTGTCGGCGAAGGCCGCATACCGAAGAAAATCATGGGCATCCTGCAGGGCGAAGCGCTGATGAACGATGCCTCCGGCCTGGTGGCGCTGAAATTTGCCGTCGCCGTGGCGATGGGGACGATGATTTTTACCATCGGCGGTGCGACCGTGGAGTTCTTCAAAGTCGCGATCGGCGGCATCCTGGCTGGGTTTGTGGTGAGCTGGCTATATGGTCGCTCACTCGGGTTCCTCAGCCGCTGGGGCGGTGACGAACCTGCCACGCAGATCGTCCTGCTGTTCCTGCTGCCGTTTGCCTCTTATTTGATTGCTGAACATATCGGTGTGTCGGGCATCCTGGCAGCCGTCGCAGCGGGGATGACCATCACCCGTGCAGGCGTGATGCGCCGCGCGCCGCTGGCGATGCGTCTGCGCGCCAACAGCACCTGGGCGATGCTGGAGTTTGTCTTTAACGGCATGGTGTTCCTGCTGTTGGGCCTGCAGTTGCCGGGCATTCTGGAGTCCTCTCTGGTGGCGGCAGAAGCCGATCCGAACGTTGAAACCTGGATGCTGTTTACTGATATCGTACTGATTTATGCGGCGCTGATGCTGGTGCGTTTCGGCTGGCTGTGGACAATGAAAAAATTCAGCGTGCGTTTTCTGCACAAGAAGCCGATGGAGTTTGGTTCCTGGTCCACGCGTGAGTTGCTAATCGCCTCCTTTGCGGGGGTTCGCGGGGCCATCACCCTGGCGGGTGTTCTGTCTATCCCGCTACTGCTGCCGGATGGTAACGTCTTCCCGGCGCGCTACGAACTGGTCTTCCTGGCGGCTGGGGTGATTCTGTTCTCGCTATTTGTCGGCGTCGTGATGCTGCCGATTCTGCTGCAACATCTGGAAGTAGCCGATCATTCTCAGCAACTGAAAGAGGAACGGATTGCCCGCGCGGCGACGGCAGAAGTGGCGATTGTCGCGATCCAGAAAATGGAAGAGCGTCTGGCGGCGGATACCGAGGAAAATATCGATAATCAGCTCCTGACCGAGGTGAGTTCTCGCGTCATCGGTAACCTGCGGCGTCGTGCTGACGGGCGTAACGATGTCGAAAGTTCGCTCCAGGAAGAGAACCTGGAACGCCGCTTCCGCCTCGCGGCGTTGCGTTCAGAGCGGGCGGAGTTGTACCACCTGCGCGCCACCCGCGAAATCAGCAATGAAACCCTGCAAAAATTACTGCACGATCTCGACCTGCTGGAAGCGTTGCTGAACGAAAATCAGTAA
- a CDS encoding LysR family transcriptional regulator produces MDIRTLRYFVEVVRQQSFTRAAEKLFVTQPTISKMLKNLEDELNCTLLIRDGRKLLLTDTGRVVFERGLAILAEFRQLEAELGDINHLNKGLLRLGIPPMVGMLMAGPIGLFRQRYPGVELKVSEFGGLTVQQAVMNGELDVAMTALPVEEESGLATLPIFSHPLCVLVPRSGQWTACQSVSPEALAEHPLLIYNEDFALSRQLMQLFSEHGVKPRIAVRSGQWDFLAAMVQAGVGIAVLPEPICERLDKNTLRWIPLESELRWQLGMIWREGVYLSHSAKAWLSCCEGFWLTSADR; encoded by the coding sequence ATGGATATCAGAACGCTGCGTTATTTTGTTGAAGTGGTGCGCCAACAGAGCTTCACCCGCGCAGCGGAGAAGCTTTTTGTCACCCAACCGACCATCAGCAAGATGCTGAAAAACCTGGAAGATGAGCTGAACTGCACGCTGCTGATCCGCGATGGTCGGAAACTGTTGCTCACCGACACCGGTCGCGTCGTGTTCGAACGCGGGCTGGCGATTCTGGCCGAATTTCGCCAACTGGAAGCTGAGCTGGGCGACATCAACCACCTTAATAAAGGACTGCTGCGGCTCGGTATCCCGCCAATGGTTGGCATGCTGATGGCCGGACCGATCGGCTTGTTTCGCCAGCGTTACCCCGGCGTGGAGCTTAAGGTTTCTGAGTTTGGCGGCCTGACGGTGCAGCAGGCGGTGATGAACGGGGAACTGGATGTTGCGATGACCGCACTGCCCGTGGAGGAAGAGAGCGGTCTGGCGACGTTACCGATATTCAGCCATCCCCTTTGCGTGCTGGTGCCGCGCTCCGGTCAGTGGACAGCCTGCCAGTCCGTGTCGCCAGAAGCGCTGGCCGAACATCCACTGTTGATCTACAACGAGGATTTTGCCCTGAGCCGCCAACTGATGCAGTTGTTCAGTGAGCATGGGGTGAAGCCGCGTATCGCGGTGCGCAGCGGGCAGTGGGACTTTCTGGCGGCGATGGTACAGGCAGGAGTGGGGATCGCCGTTCTGCCGGAGCCCATTTGCGAGCGACTGGATAAAAATACGCTGCGCTGGATCCCACTGGAAAGCGAGTTACGCTGGCAGTTAGGGATGATTTGGCGCGAAGGGGTGTATCTCTCCCACAGCGCCAAAGCGTGGCTGTCCTGTTGTGAAGGGTTTTGGTTAACCTCGGCTGACCGATAA
- a CDS encoding CidA/LrgA family protein — MAVAISRVTPAVMQRLQVPVQVLLYAGLFIVAQYLVSWLHLPLPANLVGMMLMLVLIVCRILPLRWVRAGARWLLAEMLLFFVPAVVAVVNYAHLLLVDGWRIFSVIAISTLMVLGATAWVVDKVYRYEISRVNRD, encoded by the coding sequence ATGGCTGTGGCGATAAGCCGCGTTACGCCTGCCGTTATGCAACGACTCCAGGTTCCGGTTCAGGTACTGCTGTATGCAGGTTTGTTTATCGTTGCGCAATATCTTGTCTCCTGGCTGCATCTGCCGTTACCGGCCAATCTGGTGGGGATGATGCTGATGCTGGTGCTGATTGTCTGCCGCATTCTTCCGTTGCGCTGGGTTCGCGCCGGGGCGCGCTGGCTGCTGGCGGAGATGCTGTTGTTCTTTGTTCCGGCGGTGGTGGCGGTTGTGAACTATGCCCATCTGCTGCTGGTGGATGGCTGGCGGATTTTTTCGGTCATTGCAATCAGCACGCTAATGGTGCTCGGTGCAACGGCGTGGGTGGTGGATAAAGTCTATCGCTATGAGATAAGCAGGGTAAACCGTGACTAA
- a CDS encoding LrgB family protein: protein MTNLQLSVLCLAITLIIYFANKRLYRRFRKLPLMPLVLTPALLVLILVFGHISWQSYIGESHWLLWLLGPATIAFAVPVYDNVAIIKRHWMSLTAGVVTATVVAVTSSVWLARLFTLPDEIQRSLAVRSVTTPFALAAAEPLGGQPDLVALFVVVTGVFGMAVGDALFLRLSIREGMAKGAGFGAASHGAGTARSYELGQQEGVVASLVMMLSGVVMVLVAPLVARLMF from the coding sequence GTGACTAATCTCCAGCTCAGCGTGCTTTGTCTGGCGATCACGCTGATTATCTATTTCGCCAATAAACGTCTGTACCGTCGTTTTCGTAAGCTGCCGCTGATGCCGCTGGTACTCACGCCCGCGCTGCTGGTGTTGATACTGGTGTTTGGTCATATCTCCTGGCAAAGCTACATCGGCGAATCCCACTGGCTGCTGTGGCTGCTTGGCCCGGCAACGATCGCCTTTGCGGTGCCGGTTTACGACAATGTTGCCATTATCAAACGTCACTGGATGTCGCTGACCGCAGGCGTGGTGACGGCAACGGTGGTCGCGGTGACCAGTTCAGTCTGGCTGGCACGCTTGTTTACCCTGCCGGACGAAATTCAGCGCAGTCTGGCGGTACGGTCGGTGACTACGCCGTTTGCTCTGGCGGCAGCTGAACCGCTGGGCGGGCAACCGGATTTAGTGGCGCTGTTCGTGGTGGTGACCGGCGTATTTGGCATGGCGGTCGGCGATGCGCTGTTTTTACGTCTGTCGATTCGCGAAGGGATGGCGAAAGGCGCTGGGTTTGGCGCGGCTTCGCACGGGGCCGGGACGGCGCGCTCGTATGAGCTCGGCCAGCAGGAGGGCGTGGTCGCCAGCCTGGTGATGATGCTTTCCGGTGTGGTGATGGTGCTCGTTGCCCCGCTGGTGGCAAGACTGATGTTCTGA
- the actP gene encoding cation/acetate symporter ActP has translation MKRVLTALAATLPFAANAADAISGAVQRQPTNWQAIIMFLIFVVFTLGITYWASKRVRSRSDYYTAGGNITGFQNGLAIAGDYMSAASFLGISALVFTSGYDGLIYSLGFLVGWPIILFLIAERLRNLGRYTFADVASYRLKQGPIRILSACGSLVVVALYLIAQMVGAGKLIELLFGLNYHVAVVLVGVLMMMYVLFGGMLATTWVQIIKAVLLLFGASFMAFMVMKHVGFSFNNLFTEAMAVHPKGSAIMSPGGLVKDPISALSLGLGLMFGTAGLPHILMRFFTVSDAREARKSVFYATGFMGYFYILTFIIGFGAIMLVGANPAYKDAAGALIGGNNMAAVHLANAVGGNLFLGFISAVAFATILAVVAGLTLAGASAVSHDLYANVFRKGATEREELRVSKITVLVLGVIAIILGVLFENQNIAFMVGLAFAIAASCNFPIILLSMYWSKLTTRGAMLGGWLGLLTAVVLMVLGPTIWVQILGHEKAIFPYEYPALFSITVAFIGIWFFSATDNSTEGNREREQFRAQFIRSQTGFGVEQGRAH, from the coding sequence ATGAAGAGAGTCCTGACGGCGCTTGCCGCCACACTACCCTTCGCGGCCAACGCGGCGGATGCCATTAGCGGTGCGGTACAACGCCAGCCGACCAACTGGCAGGCGATTATCATGTTCCTGATTTTCGTCGTCTTTACGCTGGGTATTACGTACTGGGCCTCCAAACGCGTACGTTCACGCAGTGACTACTATACGGCTGGCGGGAATATTACCGGTTTCCAGAACGGACTGGCGATTGCGGGCGATTACATGTCGGCGGCGTCGTTCCTCGGGATCTCCGCGCTGGTGTTTACTTCCGGCTATGACGGGTTGATCTACTCGCTGGGCTTCCTCGTGGGCTGGCCGATCATCCTGTTTCTGATCGCCGAACGTCTGCGTAACCTCGGGCGCTATACCTTTGCCGATGTGGCCTCCTATCGTCTTAAGCAAGGTCCGATCCGCATTCTGTCGGCCTGTGGTTCACTGGTGGTCGTTGCCCTTTATCTCATTGCACAGATGGTCGGTGCGGGCAAACTGATTGAACTGCTGTTCGGTCTGAACTATCACGTCGCGGTGGTGCTGGTCGGCGTGCTGATGATGATGTACGTGCTGTTCGGCGGCATGCTGGCAACGACATGGGTACAAATCATTAAAGCCGTACTGCTGCTGTTCGGCGCCAGCTTTATGGCCTTTATGGTAATGAAGCACGTGGGCTTTAGCTTCAATAACCTGTTCACCGAAGCGATGGCGGTCCACCCGAAAGGCTCTGCGATTATGAGTCCGGGTGGGCTGGTGAAAGACCCAATCTCTGCGCTCTCATTGGGGCTCGGCCTGATGTTTGGTACGGCGGGTCTGCCGCATATCCTGATGCGTTTCTTCACGGTCAGCGATGCCCGCGAAGCGCGTAAGAGCGTGTTCTATGCCACCGGCTTTATGGGTTACTTCTACATCCTGACCTTCATCATCGGTTTTGGCGCCATTATGCTGGTTGGTGCAAATCCGGCGTATAAAGATGCGGCGGGCGCGCTGATTGGCGGGAATAACATGGCAGCGGTACACCTGGCGAATGCGGTGGGCGGCAACCTGTTCCTCGGCTTTATTTCAGCGGTGGCGTTCGCCACTATTCTGGCCGTCGTCGCCGGTCTGACGCTGGCGGGCGCCTCTGCGGTCTCTCACGATCTCTACGCGAACGTGTTCCGCAAGGGTGCGACCGAACGTGAAGAGTTGCGGGTGTCGAAAATCACCGTTCTGGTGCTGGGCGTCATCGCCATCATTCTCGGCGTGCTGTTCGAAAATCAGAACATCGCCTTCATGGTCGGTCTGGCGTTTGCAATCGCTGCGAGCTGTAACTTCCCGATCATCCTGCTTTCCATGTACTGGTCGAAACTGACCACGCGTGGTGCGATGCTGGGCGGCTGGTTGGGTCTGCTGACCGCCGTGGTGCTGATGGTGCTTGGCCCCACTATTTGGGTACAAATCCTCGGCCACGAAAAAGCGATCTTCCCGTATGAATACCCGGCGCTGTTCTCCATTACCGTGGCATTCATTGGGATCTGGTTCTTCTCTGCCACCGATAACTCGACAGAAGGGAATCGCGAGCGCGAGCAGTTCCGTGCTCAGTTCATCCGTTCCCAGACGGGCTTCGGCGTCGAGCAAGGTCGCGCCCACTAA
- a CDS encoding DUF485 domain-containing protein produces the protein MNDTIYQRIEDNARFRELVEKRQRFATILSIIMLVVYISFILLIAFAPGWLGTPLHEGTSVTRGIPIGVGVILISFVLTGIYIWRANGEFDRLNNAVLREVNAS, from the coding sequence ATGAATGACACCATTTATCAGCGGATAGAAGACAATGCGCGTTTCAGGGAGTTAGTTGAAAAAAGGCAACGGTTTGCCACGATACTGTCGATCATCATGCTGGTGGTCTATATCAGCTTTATTCTACTGATTGCCTTTGCGCCTGGCTGGCTGGGAACCCCGCTTCACGAGGGCACCAGCGTCACCCGGGGTATTCCGATTGGCGTGGGGGTGATTCTGATCTCCTTCGTTCTGACCGGCATCTATATCTGGCGGGCGAACGGCGAATTCGACCGTCTGAACAATGCAGTACTGCGCGAGGTTAACGCATCATGA